The Stenotrophomonas rhizophila genome has a window encoding:
- a CDS encoding EVE domain-containing protein, giving the protein MTARKRYWLMKSEPDAFSIDDLKRVGQEPWNGVRNYQARNFMRDGMKVGDGILFYHSNTKVPGIVGIATVATEAYPDDTQFDPKSDYYDPKATRETPRWLLVDVAFERKLRDTISLDEIKLHADALGEGFPLIARGNRLSILPVTAAQWKLLLSLEKH; this is encoded by the coding sequence ATGACCGCACGCAAGCGCTACTGGCTGATGAAGTCCGAACCGGACGCCTTTTCCATCGATGACCTCAAGCGCGTGGGCCAGGAACCCTGGAACGGCGTGCGCAACTACCAGGCGCGCAACTTCATGCGCGATGGCATGAAGGTCGGCGACGGCATCCTGTTCTACCACTCCAACACCAAGGTGCCGGGCATCGTGGGAATCGCCACGGTCGCCACCGAGGCGTATCCGGACGACACCCAGTTCGATCCGAAATCGGACTATTACGATCCCAAGGCCACCCGCGAAACGCCACGCTGGCTGCTGGTGGACGTGGCCTTCGAGCGCAAGCTGCGCGACACCATTTCGCTGGACGAGATCAAGCTGCATGCCGACGCGCTGGGCGAAGGGTTTCCCCTGATCGCGCGCGGCAACCGCCTGTCGATCCTGCCGGTGACCGCCGCGCAGTGGAAGCTGCTGCTGTCGCTCGAAAAACACTGA
- a CDS encoding phosphotransferase has protein sequence MNRPLPPAAHALKADSFGRILLMEEGGTRFVRRDLLATPWWLRLPAWWLARREARALAHLDGMPDTPALLAWNGRWLDRSFMAGDAMYQRPPLGDVAYFRAARRLLQRVHRHGIAHNDLAKEANWLVREDGSPALIDFQLAVIGNPRSRWMRLLAREDLRHLLKHKRMYCRESLTPVEKRVLKRHSWVRDLWFRTGKPVYRFVTRKILHWEDNEGQGPKP, from the coding sequence ATGAATCGCCCGCTCCCGCCTGCCGCACACGCCCTCAAGGCCGACAGTTTTGGCCGCATCCTGCTGATGGAGGAGGGCGGCACGCGCTTCGTCCGCCGCGACCTGCTCGCCACCCCGTGGTGGCTGCGGCTGCCGGCCTGGTGGCTGGCCCGGCGTGAAGCCCGCGCGCTGGCGCATCTGGATGGCATGCCGGACACCCCGGCGCTGCTGGCCTGGAACGGCCGCTGGCTAGACCGCAGCTTCATGGCCGGCGACGCGATGTACCAGCGCCCGCCGCTTGGCGACGTGGCCTACTTCCGCGCCGCGCGCCGGTTGCTGCAGCGGGTGCACCGCCACGGCATCGCCCACAACGACCTGGCCAAGGAAGCGAACTGGCTGGTGCGCGAAGACGGCAGCCCGGCGCTGATCGACTTCCAGCTGGCCGTGATCGGCAACCCGCGCTCGCGCTGGATGCGCCTGCTGGCCCGCGAAGACCTGCGCCACCTGCTCAAGCACAAGCGCATGTACTGCCGCGAGTCACTCACTCCGGTGGAAAAGCGCGTGCTCAAGCGCCACTCGTGGGTGCGCGACCTGTGGTTCCGCACCGGCAAGCCGGTGTACCGGTTCGTGACCCGGAAGATCCTGCACTGGGAAGACAACGAAGGGCAGGGGCCGAAGCCGTGA
- a CDS encoding SirB1 family protein — protein sequence MQAPMTLPAWDSLAELDDEALPLLPTALLIARDEYPDLDPQVYDALVQSHADHLRTEVDTIEHWPLKIAAVNRHLFDELGYGGDHGEYYDPRNSYLNQVFERRLGNPISLAMVQMEVARRLGIPLDGVSFPGHFLVRLPVDDGMLVMDPFNGGRPLDVEELRERARSHLGGEVPDDSVLAQILDAAPARAILMRMLRNLHGVYVERSEWDRAARSADRLLKLAPEQDDALRDRGLAYLQLDYQAGARQDLALYLQRNGQANDAQWVREKLVEMGGRVPRLH from the coding sequence ATGCAGGCGCCAATGACATTGCCGGCGTGGGACTCCCTGGCCGAACTGGACGACGAGGCGCTGCCGCTGTTGCCCACGGCGCTGCTGATCGCCCGCGACGAATACCCCGACCTGGACCCGCAGGTCTATGACGCGCTGGTGCAGAGCCACGCCGACCACCTGCGCACCGAGGTGGACACGATCGAGCATTGGCCGCTCAAGATCGCGGCGGTCAATCGCCACCTGTTCGATGAACTCGGCTATGGCGGCGACCATGGCGAGTATTACGACCCCCGTAACAGCTACCTCAACCAGGTGTTCGAACGCCGGCTGGGCAACCCGATCTCCCTGGCCATGGTGCAGATGGAAGTGGCCCGGCGGCTGGGCATTCCGCTGGACGGCGTGTCCTTCCCCGGCCATTTCCTGGTGCGGCTGCCGGTGGACGACGGCATGCTGGTGATGGACCCGTTCAACGGCGGGCGGCCGCTCGACGTGGAGGAGCTGCGCGAACGCGCGCGCTCGCACCTGGGCGGCGAAGTACCCGATGACAGCGTGCTGGCGCAGATCCTGGATGCGGCCCCGGCGCGGGCGATCCTGATGCGGATGCTGCGCAACCTGCACGGCGTATATGTGGAGCGCAGCGAGTGGGACCGCGCCGCGCGCAGTGCCGACCGCCTGCTGAAGCTCGCCCCGGAACAGGACGATGCCCTGCGTGACCGCGGCCTGGCCTACCTGCAGCTGGATTACCAGGCCGGCGCGCGCCAGGACCTGGCGCTGTACCTGCAGCGCAACGGCCAGGCCAATGATGCGCAGTGGGTGCGCGAGAAGCTGGTGGAGATGGGGGGGCGCGTACCGCGCCTGCATTGA
- a CDS encoding SDR family oxidoreductase, whose amino-acid sequence MASLQGKTLFITGASRGIGLAIALRAARDGANVAIAAKSAVPNPKLPGTIHSAAEAVTAAGGQGLALKCDIREEDQVRAAVAATVDTFGGIDILVNNASAIWLRGTLDTPMKRFDLMQQVNSRGSFLCAQACLPHLLQAPNPHILTLAPPPSLDPKWWAPHTGYTLAKMGMSFVTLGLAAEFGPQGVAVNALWPRTVIATDAINMIPGVDVGGCRTPEILADAAHAVLTREAAGFSGQFLLDDEVLAEAGITDLTGYAVDPTRPLMPDLFLD is encoded by the coding sequence GTGGCCAGTCTGCAAGGGAAAACCCTATTCATCACCGGCGCCTCGCGCGGTATCGGCCTGGCGATTGCCCTGCGCGCCGCACGCGATGGCGCCAACGTGGCGATTGCGGCGAAGTCCGCCGTGCCCAACCCGAAACTGCCGGGCACCATTCATAGCGCCGCCGAAGCGGTCACCGCTGCGGGCGGGCAGGGCCTGGCACTGAAATGCGACATCCGCGAAGAAGACCAGGTGCGCGCAGCGGTGGCGGCCACCGTGGATACCTTTGGTGGCATCGACATCCTGGTCAACAACGCCAGTGCGATCTGGCTGCGCGGCACGCTGGATACGCCGATGAAGCGGTTCGACCTGATGCAGCAGGTCAATTCGCGCGGCAGCTTCCTGTGCGCGCAGGCCTGCCTGCCGCACCTGCTGCAGGCGCCCAACCCGCACATCCTCACCCTGGCGCCGCCGCCGAGCCTGGACCCGAAGTGGTGGGCCCCGCATACCGGCTACACGCTGGCCAAGATGGGCATGAGCTTCGTGACCCTGGGCCTGGCGGCAGAGTTCGGCCCGCAGGGCGTGGCCGTCAACGCGCTGTGGCCGCGCACGGTGATCGCGACCGACGCAATCAACATGATTCCCGGCGTGGACGTGGGCGGCTGCCGCACACCGGAGATCCTGGCCGATGCCGCGCACGCGGTCCTGACCCGCGAGGCGGCAGGTTTCAGCGGCCAGTTCCTGCTGGATGACGAGGTACTGGCCGAAGCCGGTATCACGGACTTGACCGGCTATGCCGTAGATCCGACGCGCCCGCTGATGCCCGATCTGTTCCTGGACTGA
- the hemL gene encoding glutamate-1-semialdehyde 2,1-aminomutase, producing MKHDQSHALFTRAQELLPGGVNSPVRAFKSVGGEPFFVERADGPYLYDVDGNRYIDYVGSWGPMIVGHNHSAVRQAVKHAINNGLSFGAPCAAEVTMAEALTRLVPSCEMVRMVNSGTEATLSAIRLARGATGRSRIVKFEGCYHGHGDSFLVKAGSGMLTLGVPTSPGVPAGLSELTLTLPYNDFEAATALFAEQGADIAGLIIEPVVGNANCIPPRDGYLQHLRALCTQYGTVLIFDEVMTGFRVALGGAQAHYGITPDLTTFGKIIGGGMPVGAYGGRRELMSQIAPAGPIYQAGTLSGNPVAMAAGLAMLELVQEPGFHDRLSAASARLCAGLEAAAAEAGVAVTTNQVGAMFGLFFTDQKVETYAQATACDTAAFNRFFHAMLERGVFLAPSAYEAGFLSSAHDDSIIDATIEAAREAFKVAKG from the coding sequence ATGAAGCACGACCAGTCCCACGCCCTGTTCACCCGCGCCCAGGAACTGCTTCCGGGCGGCGTCAATTCGCCGGTGCGCGCGTTCAAGTCGGTGGGCGGCGAGCCGTTCTTCGTCGAGCGCGCCGACGGCCCGTACCTGTACGACGTCGACGGCAACCGTTACATCGACTACGTGGGCTCGTGGGGCCCGATGATCGTCGGCCACAACCACAGCGCGGTGCGCCAGGCGGTCAAGCACGCGATCAACAACGGCCTGTCGTTCGGCGCGCCGTGCGCGGCCGAAGTGACCATGGCTGAAGCGCTGACCCGGCTGGTGCCGTCGTGCGAGATGGTGCGCATGGTCAATTCGGGTACCGAAGCCACCCTGTCGGCGATCCGGCTGGCGCGCGGCGCTACCGGCCGCAGCCGCATCGTGAAGTTCGAAGGCTGCTACCACGGCCACGGCGACTCGTTCCTGGTCAAGGCCGGCAGCGGCATGCTGACCCTGGGCGTGCCGACCTCGCCGGGCGTGCCGGCCGGCCTGAGCGAACTCACCCTGACCCTGCCCTACAACGATTTCGAGGCGGCCACCGCGCTGTTCGCCGAGCAGGGCGCGGACATCGCCGGCCTTATCATCGAACCGGTGGTGGGCAACGCCAACTGCATTCCGCCGCGCGACGGCTACCTGCAGCACCTGCGCGCGCTGTGCACGCAGTACGGCACGGTGCTGATCTTCGATGAAGTGATGACCGGCTTCCGCGTGGCGCTGGGCGGCGCGCAGGCGCACTACGGCATTACCCCGGACCTGACCACCTTCGGCAAGATCATCGGCGGCGGCATGCCGGTAGGTGCCTACGGCGGCCGCCGCGAGCTGATGTCTCAGATCGCCCCGGCCGGCCCGATCTACCAGGCCGGCACGCTGAGCGGCAACCCGGTGGCCATGGCCGCGGGCCTGGCGATGCTGGAACTGGTGCAGGAACCGGGCTTCCACGACCGCCTGTCGGCGGCCAGCGCGCGCCTGTGCGCCGGGCTGGAAGCTGCGGCGGCGGAAGCGGGCGTCGCGGTCACCACCAACCAGGTGGGCGCGATGTTCGGGCTGTTCTTCACCGACCAGAAGGTGGAAACCTACGCCCAGGCCACGGCCTGCGATACCGCCGCGTTCAACCGCTTCTTCCACGCGATGCTCGAGCGCGGAGTGTTCCTGGCGCCGTCGGCGTATGAGGCCGGCTTCCTGTCCAGCGCGCACGATGACAGCATCATCGACGCAACGATTGAAGCCGCGCGCGAGGCGTTCAAGGTCGCCAAGGGCTGA
- a CDS encoding ion transporter, whose amino-acid sequence MHPLRAPQLNPATDSGWRRTWFDIIYRHDTRPSRNFDLLLVYAIIASVLVVMFDSVQRFHIEHASWLYVVEWGFTILFTAEYLLRLVVVKRPLRYAFSIWGIIDLASILPTYLSLFIPGAQSLLVVRALRILRVFRILKLTRYIEESGVLMESLWRSRRKILLFLFTVITITIIAGTLMYVIEGPNHGFTSIPSAMYWAVVTMATVGFGDIVPQTVLGRFVTSVLILIGYSIIAVPTGIYTAELANTMRDAERASKRDARGCPACGLEGHEPDAKHCRQCGERLPEPMNT is encoded by the coding sequence ATGCACCCCCTGCGCGCCCCCCAGCTGAACCCCGCCACCGACTCCGGCTGGCGCCGGACCTGGTTCGACATCATCTACCGCCACGACACCCGGCCGTCGCGCAATTTCGACCTGCTGCTGGTCTACGCCATCATCGCCAGCGTGCTGGTGGTGATGTTCGACAGCGTGCAGCGTTTCCATATCGAACATGCCAGCTGGCTGTACGTGGTCGAGTGGGGGTTCACGATCCTGTTCACCGCCGAATACCTGCTGCGGCTGGTGGTGGTGAAGCGGCCGCTGCGGTATGCCTTCAGCATCTGGGGCATCATCGACCTGGCCTCGATCCTGCCCACCTACCTGTCGCTGTTCATTCCCGGTGCGCAGAGCCTGCTGGTGGTGCGTGCGCTGCGCATCCTGCGCGTGTTCCGCATCCTCAAGCTGACCCGCTACATCGAAGAAAGCGGCGTGCTGATGGAATCGCTGTGGCGCAGCCGGCGCAAGATCCTGTTGTTCCTGTTCACAGTGATCACCATCACGATCATCGCCGGCACCCTGATGTACGTGATCGAGGGGCCGAACCATGGCTTCACCAGCATTCCCAGCGCGATGTACTGGGCAGTGGTGACGATGGCCACGGTGGGCTTTGGCGACATCGTGCCGCAGACGGTACTGGGCCGCTTCGTGACCTCGGTGCTGATCCTGATCGGCTACAGCATCATCGCCGTGCCTACCGGCATCTACACCGCGGAGCTGGCCAATACCATGCGCGATGCCGAACGCGCGTCCAAGCGCGATGCGCGCGGGTGCCCGGCGTGCGGGCTGGAAGGGCATGAGCCGGATGCGAAGCATTGCCGCCAGTGTGGGGAGCGCCTGCCGGAGCCGATGAACACCTAG
- the azu gene encoding azurin: MILAGLALAPVAQARVCAVSIDSTDQMSFSSKEIKVAGDCSQVKLTLRHTGKLAATAMGHNWVLTKAADYQPVAMAGMRMTLADSYLPKKDPRVLAHTAVIGGGQSTSVTFPTAALRKGGDYTFFCSFPGHFAMMKGRFVFG, encoded by the coding sequence ATGATCCTGGCAGGGTTGGCGCTGGCGCCCGTCGCACAGGCACGCGTGTGTGCGGTCAGCATCGACAGCACCGACCAGATGAGCTTCAGCAGCAAGGAGATCAAGGTGGCCGGCGACTGCAGCCAGGTGAAGCTGACCCTGCGCCACACCGGCAAGCTGGCGGCCACGGCGATGGGGCACAACTGGGTGCTGACCAAGGCGGCGGACTACCAGCCCGTGGCGATGGCCGGCATGCGGATGACGCTGGCCGACAGCTACCTGCCGAAGAAAGATCCGCGTGTGCTGGCACATACGGCGGTGATCGGCGGCGGGCAGAGCACCAGCGTGACCTTCCCTACCGCAGCATTGCGCAAAGGCGGGGACTACACGTTCTTCTGCTCGTTCCCCGGGCATTTTGCGATGATGAAAGGCAGGTTTGTGTTCGGCTGA
- the rpiA gene encoding ribose-5-phosphate isomerase RpiA: MSEAKRLAAEKALEYVEDGMIVGVGTGSTVAYFIDGLARIQHRIKGTVSSSEQSTARLKQHGIEVLELNHTGGLSLYVDGADECDGNKCLIKGGGAALTREKIIAEASERFVCIIDPSKQVPVLGRFPLPVEVIPMARSLIARRIMDMTGGQPAWREGVVTDNGNQILDIHHLQITDPVGLERELNQLPGVVAVGLFARRPADVVIVGGEPPMVF; the protein is encoded by the coding sequence ATGTCCGAAGCCAAACGCCTCGCCGCAGAAAAAGCCCTCGAATACGTCGAAGACGGCATGATCGTCGGGGTCGGCACCGGCTCCACCGTTGCCTACTTCATCGACGGCCTGGCCCGCATCCAGCACCGCATCAAGGGCACCGTGTCCAGCTCCGAGCAGAGCACCGCGCGCCTGAAGCAGCACGGCATCGAGGTGCTGGAACTCAACCACACCGGCGGCCTGTCGCTGTACGTGGACGGCGCCGACGAGTGCGACGGCAACAAGTGCCTGATCAAGGGCGGTGGCGCCGCGCTGACCCGCGAAAAGATCATCGCCGAGGCCAGCGAGCGCTTCGTGTGCATCATCGACCCGAGCAAGCAGGTGCCGGTGCTGGGCAGATTCCCGCTGCCGGTGGAAGTGATCCCGATGGCGCGCAGCCTGATCGCCCGCCGCATCATGGACATGACCGGCGGCCAGCCCGCCTGGCGCGAAGGCGTGGTGACCGACAATGGCAACCAGATCCTGGACATCCACCACCTGCAGATCACCGACCCGGTGGGGCTGGAGCGCGAGCTGAACCAGCTGCCGGGCGTGGTTGCCGTGGGCCTGTTCGCGCGCCGCCCGGCCGATGTGGTGATTGTTGGCGGTGAACCGCCGATGGTGTTCTGA
- a CDS encoding acetylornithine transaminase, with the protein MTAAAPDPLLSLSHYYLPVYKPRQVVLERGQGARVWDNQGREFIDLAAGIAVCGLGHNDPDLKAALIEQAGKLWHTSNVFYSEPPLRLAEELVTASRFAERVFLCNSGAEANEVAIKLVRKWASSQGRPAHQRVIVTFRGSFHGRTLAAVTATAQPKYQEGYEPLPGGFRYVDFNDEVQLETAMAAGDVAAVMLEPIQGEGGVMPAKPGFMKRIRELCDQHNALMVLDEIQVGMGRTGTLFAHWQDEIKPDIVTLAKALGGGFPIGAMLAGPKVAETMQFGAHGTTFGGNPLAAAVARVALRKLSSPEIARNVSRQSQALRDGLGNINDEFKVFSQVRGRGLMLGAVLDKDFAGQAGAILDHAAEHGLLTLQAGPDVLRFVPALNISDEEIAEGLKRLRAAVQSFVASR; encoded by the coding sequence ATGACCGCTGCTGCCCCCGATCCGCTCCTGTCCCTGTCGCATTACTACCTGCCGGTGTACAAGCCGCGCCAGGTGGTGCTCGAACGCGGCCAGGGCGCCCGCGTCTGGGACAACCAGGGCCGTGAGTTCATCGACCTGGCCGCCGGCATCGCCGTGTGCGGCCTGGGCCACAACGATCCGGACCTGAAGGCGGCGCTGATCGAGCAGGCTGGCAAGCTGTGGCACACCAGCAACGTGTTCTACAGCGAACCGCCGCTGCGCCTGGCCGAGGAGCTGGTCACCGCCTCGCGCTTCGCCGAGCGCGTGTTCCTGTGCAATTCCGGCGCCGAAGCCAACGAAGTGGCGATCAAGCTGGTGCGCAAGTGGGCCTCCTCGCAGGGCCGTCCGGCCCACCAGCGCGTCATCGTGACCTTCCGTGGCAGCTTCCATGGCCGCACCCTGGCCGCGGTGACCGCCACCGCGCAGCCGAAGTACCAGGAAGGCTACGAGCCGCTGCCCGGGGGCTTCCGCTATGTGGACTTCAACGATGAAGTGCAGCTGGAAACGGCGATGGCCGCCGGCGACGTCGCTGCGGTGATGCTGGAGCCGATCCAGGGCGAGGGCGGGGTGATGCCGGCCAAGCCGGGCTTCATGAAGCGCATCCGCGAGCTGTGCGACCAGCATAACGCGCTGATGGTGCTCGATGAGATCCAGGTCGGCATGGGCCGCACCGGCACGCTGTTCGCGCACTGGCAGGACGAGATCAAGCCGGACATCGTGACCCTGGCCAAGGCACTGGGTGGCGGCTTCCCGATCGGCGCGATGCTGGCCGGCCCCAAGGTGGCCGAGACCATGCAGTTCGGCGCGCACGGCACCACCTTCGGCGGCAACCCGCTGGCGGCGGCGGTGGCGCGCGTGGCGCTGCGTAAATTGTCGTCGCCGGAGATCGCACGCAACGTGAGCCGCCAGTCGCAGGCGCTGCGCGATGGGCTGGGGAACATCAATGACGAGTTCAAGGTGTTCAGCCAGGTGCGCGGCCGCGGCCTGATGCTGGGCGCGGTGCTGGACAAGGATTTCGCCGGGCAGGCCGGGGCGATCCTGGATCATGCTGCCGAGCATGGGCTGCTGACGCTTCAGGCCGGGCCGGATGTGCTGCGGTTCGTGCCGGCGTTGAACATCAGCGATGAAGAGATTGCCGAAGGTTTGAAGCGGCTGCGGGCTGCGGTGCAGTCGTTCGTCGCGTCGCGTTGA
- a CDS encoding DUF192 domain-containing protein encodes MPFMRLLLPLLLLLTLSGCASAGASHWVELGGARYQVELATNDESRTRGLMFRDEMPADHGMLFVHDRQELQAYWMKNTKIALDILYFDDQRRLVSQQRDVPPCSAGDRCPPYPSSGPARYVLELNAGQAEKLGLQDGAVLTFGPGIADKP; translated from the coding sequence ATGCCCTTCATGCGCCTGCTGCTGCCGCTGCTGTTGCTGCTCACGTTGTCCGGCTGTGCCAGCGCCGGTGCCAGCCATTGGGTGGAACTGGGCGGGGCCCGCTACCAGGTGGAACTGGCCACCAACGATGAAAGCCGCACGCGCGGCCTGATGTTCCGCGACGAGATGCCGGCCGACCACGGCATGCTGTTCGTGCACGACCGCCAGGAGCTGCAGGCGTACTGGATGAAGAACACCAAGATCGCGCTGGACATCCTGTATTTCGATGATCAGCGCCGCCTGGTGAGCCAGCAGCGCGATGTGCCGCCGTGTTCGGCCGGCGACCGCTGCCCGCCCTATCCCAGCAGCGGCCCGGCCCGTTACGTGCTGGAACTCAACGCCGGCCAGGCCGAGAAGCTGGGCCTGCAGGATGGCGCGGTGCTGACCTTCGGCCCGGGTATCGCCGACAAGCCCTGA
- the thiE gene encoding thiamine phosphate synthase: MTLPASPPAPARGVYLITPDEADTARLLARVAPLLAAGPTWLQYRNKTASDALRREQALALQDLCAAHGVPLIINDDPALALEVGAAGVHLGGTDGDIGAARALLGPAAIIGASCYDQLANAERALAAGASYVAFGAFFPTTTKVTSSRAHPDLLRQSAALGVPRVAIGGLTPDNVGPIIAAGADLVAVVSSVFAANDPVATLHAYLACFQDPSA, translated from the coding sequence ATGACGCTCCCTGCTTCCCCGCCCGCGCCCGCGCGCGGCGTGTACCTGATCACCCCCGACGAGGCCGATACCGCCCGTCTGCTGGCCCGCGTGGCCCCGCTGCTGGCCGCCGGCCCGACCTGGCTGCAGTACCGCAACAAGACCGCCAGCGACGCGCTGCGCCGCGAGCAGGCGCTTGCCCTGCAGGACCTGTGCGCCGCGCACGGCGTGCCGCTGATCATCAACGACGACCCGGCCCTGGCCCTGGAGGTCGGCGCGGCCGGCGTGCACCTGGGCGGCACCGATGGCGACATCGGCGCCGCGCGCGCCCTGCTCGGCCCGGCCGCCATCATCGGCGCCTCCTGCTATGACCAGCTGGCCAACGCCGAACGGGCGCTGGCCGCCGGGGCCAGCTACGTGGCCTTTGGCGCCTTCTTCCCGACCACCACCAAGGTCACCAGCAGCCGCGCCCACCCGGACCTGCTGCGGCAAAGCGCCGCACTCGGGGTGCCGCGGGTGGCGATCGGGGGGCTGACGCCGGACAATGTGGGCCCGATCATCGCCGCCGGCGCCGATCTGGTGGCCGTGGTCAGCAGCGTCTTCGCCGCCAACGACCCGGTGGCCACCCTGCACGCCTACCTTGCTTGTTTCCAGGACCCTTCCGCATGA
- a CDS encoding rubredoxin, translating to MTDATATTFRTWMCVVCGFIYREVDGLPEEGIAPGTAWEDVPDTWTCPDCGVTKDDFEMVEID from the coding sequence ATGACCGACGCCACCGCCACCACCTTCCGCACCTGGATGTGCGTTGTCTGCGGCTTCATCTACAGGGAAGTCGATGGCCTGCCCGAAGAGGGCATCGCCCCGGGTACCGCCTGGGAAGACGTGCCCGATACCTGGACGTGCCCCGATTGCGGCGTGACCAAGGACGATTTCGAAATGGTCGAGATCGATTGA
- a CDS encoding HAD-IA family hydrolase translates to MPVALDCLLLDFDGVLVNYARHLRVRHLAESCGCTPAQVHAALFDSGLEQQFDLGLDSTRYLQQLGDALGVTISLAQWQDARIAASPPQTGVVERVQRIAQAMPIAILTNNGALMAQTIPRILPTLAPMLEGRILCSGELGGRKPDPAVFLKAVERLDARPARTLFVDDLFVNVRGARLAGLPADTARDSRSFGKLMHRFGINA, encoded by the coding sequence ATGCCGGTTGCCCTGGACTGCCTGCTGCTGGATTTTGATGGCGTGCTGGTCAACTACGCGCGGCACCTGCGTGTGCGCCACCTGGCCGAGTCCTGCGGATGCACGCCCGCACAGGTGCACGCGGCACTGTTCGACAGCGGACTGGAACAGCAGTTCGATCTGGGGCTGGACAGCACGCGCTACCTGCAGCAACTGGGCGATGCACTCGGCGTGACCATCAGCCTCGCCCAATGGCAGGACGCGCGCATCGCCGCCTCACCGCCGCAGACCGGCGTGGTCGAGCGCGTGCAGCGCATCGCGCAGGCGATGCCGATCGCCATCCTCACCAACAACGGCGCACTGATGGCGCAGACCATTCCACGCATCCTGCCTACGCTGGCGCCGATGCTGGAAGGGCGCATCCTGTGCAGTGGCGAACTGGGCGGGCGCAAACCCGACCCGGCGGTGTTCCTGAAAGCGGTGGAACGGCTCGACGCACGTCCCGCCCGCACCCTGTTCGTCGACGACCTGTTCGTCAATGTGCGCGGCGCGCGCCTGGCCGGGCTGCCAGCCGACACCGCGCGCGACAGCCGCAGTTTCGGCAAGCTCATGCACCGTTTCGGCATCAATGCCTGA